The Triticum urartu cultivar G1812 chromosome 6, Tu2.1, whole genome shotgun sequence genome includes the window ataatacagcaaattttcccatttttctctatagagaaggaccgatttggaaactcaagatgagataacctgtgctaatacctctgctatcttcaagaatgcttagTGGCAGTattggaattacctgaagaaaacgtacttcaccggcaaagaaactcattaaattcccttacgttctcctgagacacatttactggacgatgactgggaatgccttgttctgtactggttccgaaccaagaatgtggtaaggtctatgagctcatttactatttttaagtattatattcttgcgtcttgctgtactctgttcatgtagaacaagtgcctaaacctgaagaacaattgttctaatttaagattccattgctaccgtaggacatagatatatgtttgtatgatgcttttattatgtactagtacttggcaatagaagacttggtagtttaatcctgtccaccttactaatgaactggttcaccgaaatgagtttcatatactagtacatgctaaacttgttatgtgtttgcttgtttcttcttttagaatgctgacaaaatattggagaagagtgccttattaagcaacggtaaaggaagtaatacagataaggttcaggatagtgacacatcctgtcttggtttagtgttggagttactggccactaccgcttgcacaagctattcaaactcattgtctgaatcagttcggtttgttgagtctcaactacaagctgaaagacatcgatcagctgtgctgcgacaagaagcggaaggactgcggaagtccctggagcattcagatgcatactttctggtgcaacagcaagcgttggaggattttagcgccaaacaggacaaagctaatcagcttgctaagcttattgccagcatggtggatacccaggataacgtttcttgagctcttctgaagttgtttcagttatgctcttgttttgctgccgcgtttatttgcactgatggccaattttgacggccagtgtatatgatatgctgctttattccctatatttgcactggtggcgaactttgatgcccagtgaatgtaatatgtgtaatagccgtgatagcctagcgttagttgcttgcttatttatttccttgttgtcttgtttatttgtttgcttgtagtcattgcaattctttttccgcggttaactagtggctgcaataacctattttttaaaactaggccacaataaccatgggctaatatttactgtagtgacactgggcctcctacgggccgtagaaatagtgggccttttacgggccgtagaaaacagtaggccttctacgggccgtagaaaaaatgggccttctacgggccgtatcatcaatgggccttatacgggccgtatgatcgatttgccaaacatgggccaataacaggccgcattatggccgtaaacggtctagagttgaaatcgtccattcatgggccgaccgtaacgggacatcgttaataggccgtatttgatgacgctatgaaaacggctcaacgtattaacggaccacaaacgggccgactgtaaccacgggctgaatttggcccacaagcagaaaatgacagtaacgggccataagtaaacgaatgctggaaatgagcccaagaataaatgggctctgagaaggccgaaagataacatgggctggaaacggcccaacggaataacgggccgttaatgggtataaagtgatacactgttcattacgggccagtttcaccacgggccgttaatgggtgtaaagtgatacgctgttcattacgggccagtttcaccacgggccgttaataggccaagagttacatagggcctcatatgggccgaaagacgtcatgggccatacatgggccagaagtgaaaacgggctggaatcatattggatggcccagatgacgctactgggcctaattcggatagggcgtaacgggccttgggttagcgggctgtaaatgggctatatgcgaacaggccgttaacaggctttccatgggccggcccgccagcttttgaccaagtcaaacgggccggccttttcacaggaatgggcctctattgggccgtgccacgtgtcgacgtatcataggcgcctatctgaccaactgacgaactgacacgtgtttcgtccggccaataagaattttacacgtggaaatttcccattggtctgggctgttaacgggttatcggatccaaaacccgacccgatagcttaacgacgttccgttacgatggatgccacgtgtcggtcacccttggcgaaagcacttctgtgacgcgcgatttatcgtcatggaagtggacacttccgtgatgataattttggtaatgtcatggaacacttctacgacagcacaggtatgactatcttggttctgtcataaatttgtcatggatgtacatgcatgacaaaaaagcgacctactgtgacaaacacgtatcatcacggaagtgtattttttttgtagtgacaggtattcatggattgctagctcttccttcatcttgacgtcgcgcacgccatcggagaaggctgagatgataacttcttcagtcaccttggggatcttgaggcgggcgtagttgaagcgctggatgtacttctgcagggtttctcctggctgttgcttgatgaggCGCAGGTCactcacggccgggggccggtcatgagtgccctggaagttggcgatgaagcgggtgcgcatctcgctccaggaggagatcatgccgggagccaggttcaggagccaggtgcgggcgccgtccttgagcgccatggggaaccaattcgccatgaccttttcgtctccgttggtggctacgatgcccagctcgtagagctgcaggaactccgcggggtccgctgtgccatcatagcggggagggaggtcaggcttgaacttacctggccatgtgacgccgcgcagctcgggggtgaaggcgaggcagaccgccgtggccaccggcgccctttgctggtgctggacttgttcttgcgggtcaccacgcgccgccactgggagcagcgcggggtttTGTCATGGAGGCACTGgggcgcgatcttggcgcgccggcgctgggagcgcgcgagcaccttcccggggacgtgggatctcttggcagctcccttcttgctgcgTAGGCACCGGACGTGGAGGGTcccgccctggggctgcgcgccttggggccaaggcaccttcttggggaggaggcggcggaggcgcctcctgatcctcgccccctgcacgggacggagggcgaggcagcgagagggaccacaagggggagccccctacggcactgacgagctcggtgatgcgggcgagccagtccttgtagaggtcgtcgacggggcgatagtgcaggagctcccgcgccaagagcagtgaggcgtgcacatccatgggtgcgcgacgggcgtgggacgacaagccagctggagtcagcgacggggtggcagtgcggccatcccgccgcaccAAAGGATgttgggacgaggcctgctgctcgttccccgccgggccggtggcggcgttggcggcgggcgaCAGGGAACGACGTGGGgggccgccgacgggcgccggcttggcccctcgcgagggtcttgagctcgcactgatgaagatgggccgcgttgggcccccacttgagccacgccgcaggcaggcaagtctggagacccccgttTCCAGAACCCGACACCCCCATCTCTGGCGCATGTGATGCTGGAGAAGGATGTCGGGGATGTCATGTGTGGTTCAATAAAAGGTCAGGTAACGGCAAGGCAGATGGATCAGGGTATCATAGTTCGCACCGGTGGCCACTACAGGACTCTAGGTCAGTAAGAACACAATCTACAATGTGGAGAGATGCATAAATAGAGGGAAGAAGAGAAGAACGGGGAGGACCGTGATGGAGATATATTGATTGGGGGTGATAAAGGGAACCATAGGTGGAAGGTGGAGGAATGCATGAAAGACAAACGGGCGAAATAGATGAGGAGCCGATTCTTTGTTGTTTCGTGAGGTATGGGGAAATTGATTGGATTTCCACCGCAGCTATAGGCAAGGGGAATtttagtgtgtgtgtgggggggggggggggggggggggggcagatTAGAGAGAGGGGGCCGATTGGTTGTTGCTTAAAAACTGACGCTGACATCAGGGATGGACCTAGGATTGGGCTAATCCCTAGGCCCTAGGCTAGCTAGATGGCATCATACTGACGTGAACAACGAGTATGTGCAAAGAGAATTGTTAATAGTGGGGCTCAATTGTTTTTATCAACTCcttatgagtatatataggattTTTAACCTATGATTAACGAAAGGAGGCCTAAAGAAAaaaaaactgctgggcttcaATCTCACCGGCAGCCTCACTCTTCTCCTCTCCAGTGCCCCTTTGGGCCAACCTGCAGTTAGAGTCCACCACACCCCACCCACGCACGAGCAAGCGAGATGACGTccagccaccgccgcctccgcccccGCCCGACGTCGGCGCCGCCGCTGGAGGACGACGACCTGCTCGACGAGGTCCTCCTCCGCCTCTCCCCGGATCCGTCCTCCCTCCCGCGCGCCTCGGCCgtctgcgcccgctggcgccgcCTCGTCTCCGACCCCGGCTTCGTCGGCCGCTTccgcctccgccaccgccgcaGCCCTCCCGTCCTCGGCTGCTTCATCAGGGACAAGCAGAGCCCGATCGTCTCCTTCGTGCCCACCATGGAGGCCCCCAATCGTGTCCCCGCCGAGCGCTTCTCCTTGCAGCTCGGCGGCCGCGGCCCCATCACTTTCCTCGACTGCCGCCACGGCCTCCTGCTCATGTTCCTCCCGTGTTGGATCAAGGTCCTGGTGTGGGACCCCGTCACCGGAGACCAGCACCGCCTCGACATTCCCCCGGGGTTCGACACGAAGCAGGGGATCGGCGGGGCGGTGCTTcgcgccgccggggccatcagcCACTTCCAGGTGGTCTTGTTGGGCAGAGACAAACAAGTGATCACCGCCTGCGTTTACTCGTCCGAGGCGGGCGTATGGGGCGGTCTCATCTCGACTCCGCTTCCAAATGAGGTGCCAGTGGACTTCGATTTTAGGGGGGTGCCTGTGCTGATTGGGGATTCCCTTCACTGTTTGATTACGGGTAGCTGTTCTGGAATCCTTGAGTTTGATTTGAATATGGGGATCCTGACCGTGATACCAGGGCCTGTGGATATTTTGGATGCGGGTAGTTGCCAATCCACGGTTATGCGGGCAGAGGATGGTGGGCTTGGTGTTCTATTCAAGTCAGACTGCAATGTCCAATTATGGAGGAGGAAGATTGTTTGTGATGGCGAGGCCTCATGGGTGCTCGGAAGAACTTTTGAGCTAGATACGCTACTTTCCCTGAATTCAGAGGAGAAAAGGTACACGGTGATGCTAGGCTTGGCTGAGTACAATAATACGGTGGTGGTGCAGACGGTTGCCGGCCACTTCATGGTCCAGCTCGAGTCATTGCAGTTCAAGAAGATGTCCGAAACCATCAGTTCGCATTTCCATCAACCATTCGAAAGTGTCTATACTGGAGGTAACAGAATGCCTTTACAATGCGAGTATAACAAAATCAGCTTGCTTTCGATAATTAGTCGATGAAATGCTGTTCACATCCGTTAGGTTTAAGCTAACAATTTTTAAGTTATGCCATATCACTAATTTATTTCGCTGCTTGATGATTTCTGCTATATATTGCAATTTTGCACTGTGGTGTCCTGTCCCAATGCGTGTATAATGGTGTTAATGTCGTTGTTATGATCTGGAAATATATTTGCTTGTGGTATCTAGTTTAGTTTATGTCACCAATTCTGCTTGTGCAACCAAGTTTGCCAAATGCTTTGCATAATAATTGGACTGAATTTCATTGTTACTTGCCTATTGACAATTtgacatactccctccattccagtGAGTAAGGCGCATGTATTTCAAAATGAAACTTTGGCCATCAATTTAACCAACCAAATGTAGGTTATTGTGACAAAAGTTATACCGTTCAATTCGTTTTCAAAAAAAGTTTTCAGTTGTATAATTTTGAAGTAACATAGCATATATTTTGTGGCTAAATTAATGGTCAAAGTTGAATTTTGAAATGTGTGCGTGCCCTGTTTATTGGAATGGAGGGAGCATGTAAGAAGTGTATAATGGTAGTGCTAGTTCATATCTCCAGTACACTTTTGACTCAAAATTAGAACTTAACAGTTGGAAGTTGAAGATGGCTGCATGAAAAACTAGCTTGAACCAACTAGAATGTCAAATAGATTAGCTTAATACGTGCAATTGGAAGCTTAAAGCGACTTATGCTTCTACCATTCAACATTTTTATCTGTGCTAAAAACCTGTAAATCTGTAACAATGACTTGGTTAGAAAATTGCAAATGAATTGCTTATTTTATCATTTCTAGGAGACTCCTGCTGTAACAATGACTAGGTTTAAAATCTATAAAACaatttcttgttttatcacttaTAGGAGCTGCGAGTGGCCACCCTTTTAAATAAAC containing:
- the LOC125515991 gene encoding uncharacterized protein LOC125515991 gives rise to the protein MTSSHRRLRPRPTSAPPLEDDDLLDEVLLRLSPDPSSLPRASAVCARWRRLVSDPGFVGRFRLRHRRSPPVLGCFIRDKQSPIVSFVPTMEAPNRVPAERFSLQLGGRGPITFLDCRHGLLLMFLPCWIKVLVWDPVTGDQHRLDIPPGFDTKQGIGGAVLRAAGAISHFQVVLLGRDKQVITACVYSSEAGVWGGLISTPLPNEVPVDFDFRGVPVLIGDSLHCLITGSCSGILEFDLNMGILTVIPGPVDILDAGSCQSTVMRAEDGGLGVLFKSDCNVQLWRRKIVCDGEASWVLGRTFELDTLLSLNSEEKRYTVMLGLAEYNNTVVVQTVAGHFMVQLESLQFKKMSETISSHFHQPFESVYTGETSIGGGGHNGVELLHNI